CCGTACCCCATCCTCCTCGACGAGACGGGCGAGCATACCCGCGCGCTTCCCTCCCAGAAGGGAAAGGCGACTGTCATGAGGATCGAAGGCGGGCGCATTGCGGATGTCACGTACGCCTCGAGCACTGCCGAGGTGATCGCAGCGCTGACGGCTCGCTGACGATCGCGGCCCTTCACCACCGAATGACACGGTTGAGGCTCTAGGCCGGCCTGTCGCGGCGTGTTAGCGTTTTCTCGTCGAACCGCGTCGCCAACCCATTTTCACCATCCTCGAGCCGGACGAGAGGTCGCGATGAGACTCACGAGCGCACTTCCAGCCATTTCTGCCATGGCGCTTTCGCTATGGGCCGGCCCATCGACGGCCAACACGATCGCGCAGAACGTCTCGTGGACCATAGAGCGCGACAATCCCACCGGCCGTTACCGCGTCGTCGCCTACGGCGATTCCCTCTATGCGGGCTATCAGGGCTCGATTTCGGAAGTCGCGATCTGGAACGCACCCAACGTCGCCGGCGAGTATGCCTCGAACGCATGGAACGCCGACATCGAGATCGTCCGCCGCGCCAAGTCCGGCGCCAAGGCGCGCGACGTCTACAACAACAAGATCGTCGACGACGCCTCCTACATGCAGCACCGCAAGACGCGGATCGTCACCTTCGAGATGTGCGGCAACGACGCTCTGGAGGCGCGCAACGACTTCGCCGAGCAGGATGACGAAGACACCTGCGACTATTCCGGCCTCGATACGGCGCTGGCCAACTGCACGCGCTTCGTCCGCAAGGCCATGCAGTTCATCAACGAGAATGCCCACCGGAAGACGAGGATGAAGATCGTCTCCAACCTCTACTATCCCGGCTACGACGACGACGACGAGCTGAGCGATTGCACCGACGGACAGACAGGGCAGCCCGTCAACCGCCAGGACGCTTTCCTGCCATACCTGGCGAGGATCAACTGGCGCACCTGCAACCTCGCGCGCCAGAACGGCTTCGCATGCGCCGACGTGTTCGCCCAGTTCATGGGCTCCGACTACGACTCCAACAACGACGGAAAGACCGACTCCAATGCCCTACGGATCAAGCGAGGCGAGAGCGAGGCCGAGTACGTCGATCGGATCACGAACACGCTCCGCTCCACGATCCGCGATCCCATGATGAAGTTCCTCAACGCCAACAAGAGCATCACCTACATCCGCTCCGACGACACGCACCCGACGTACCACGGCGACGAGGTCGAGGTCGGGCCCTTCGGCGGCTCGGGCGGCGGACAAGGCCCGCCGCGCTTCCAGCCCGACCAGTACATCTCGCCAACCAAGAACCCGATCTGGAGGAGGTTCGGCCACGAACGCTACGGCCGTACCATCGCCCTCTTCAACCCCGACCAGCCCTGACAGGAGAGCCATGACCCGCTTCGTTCAAGCCGCCTGCCTGGCGGCCGCCTCGCTCGCCGCATCGGCCTCGGCCGCTTCGGCCAACACCATCGCCCAGAACGTTTCGTGGACCATCGAGCGCGAGGCCCCGACAGGCAAGTACCGCCTCGCGGCCTACGGCGACTCGCTGTATGCGGGGTACAAGGGCTCGATCTCGGAAGTGGCGACATGGAATGCGCCCAACGTCTTCGGCGAGTACGCCTCCAATCACTGGAACGCCGACATCGAGATCGTGCGGCGCGCCAAGTCGGGCGCCAAGGCGGACGACATCTACGCCAACAAGATCGTCGATGACGACCAGTACATGCAGCACGAGAGCACGCGCATCGTCACGTTCGAGATGTGCGGCAACGACGGCCTGAGCGCGCGAAACAAGTTCGCCGAGCAGGATGAGGGCACGTCGTGCGACTATACGGAGCTGGAAGAGGCGGTCGCGACGTGCGTCGAGTACCTCGAAAAGGCGATGATCTACATCAACAACAACTCGCACCCGGAGGTCAAGCTCAAGGTGGTCTCCAACCTCTACTATCCCGGGTACGACGAAGATGACGAACTGAGCGCCTGCAACGATCCCGAGACCGGAACGCCCGTCAACCGCCAGGACGTGTTCCTGCGCTACCTTGCCCGCATCAACTGGAACACCTGCAACTTCGCCCACGAGTTCGGCTTCGAGTGCGCGGATACCTTCGCGCAGTTCATGGGTTCCGACTACGACTCCAACGGCGACGGCCGCACCGACTGGCGCGCACTCCGCTACGTCCACGGAGAATCCGAGGACGACTACGTGGAGCGGCTGTCGGTCACGCTGCGCGAGACCATCCGCGATCCGAACACCCACTTCGTCAACGCCGACACCAGCCGCGACTACATCCGCTCCGACAACACGCATCCGACCTACCGCGGCGGCGAGACCGACGTTGGCCCGCTCGGCGGCTCCGGCGGCGGCGAAGGGCCGCCGCGCTTCGCGCCCGAGCGATACCGGCGCAACTTCAAGAATCCGGTCTGGAGAAAGTTCGGCCACGAGCGCTTCGGCCGCACGCTCGCCATCTTCACGCCGGACACGCCGGACTAGGAACGGCTGCTATCGGCGCGGCACCGCCTTGTGGCGGAAGCACGTCACGAGGTGATCGTTGACCATGCCCACCGCCTGCATGTGCGCGTACATGATCGTGGAGCCCACGAAGCCGAAGCCGCGCTGCTTGAGGTCCTTGCTGAACGCGTCCGAGATGTCGGTGCGCGCGGGAACCTGCTTGATCGATTCGAATCGATTGACGATGGGCCGGCCGTCGACGAACCGCCACTGGTAGCGATCGAAGCTGCCGAACTCTTCCTGCACCTTCAGGAACGCGCGCGCATTCTTGACGGCCGACTCCACCTTGAGCCGGTTGCGCACGATGCCCGGGTCCTGGAGCAGCTTCTCGACGCGCGCCGGCGTGAAGCGCGCGACCTTTCCGGCATCGAAGCCGGCGAAGGCTCTCCGGTAGGCCTCGCGCTTCCTCAGGATCGTGATCCAGCTCAGGCCGGCTTGCGCGCCTTCGAGCACGAGGAACTCGAACAGCGTGGCGTCGTCGTGAACCGGCACGCCCCATTCTTCGTCGTGGTACTGGCGATACAGAGGGTCGCTGCCGCACCAGTCGCAGCGGATCTTTTCCTTGGCAGCCATGGCGCGTCGCAAACCGCGAAGCACGCGCCGTTGCAAGCGGCGCGGTGCGCCGCAGCCGGAATGACGAAGGGCCGGGCACCGCCTGGCGCCCGGCCCTGAGGGATGAGCCGGCGACGCCGGCGACACGACGGGTTGCCCCGACGTGCCGCCGTCGCAGCCGTCAGAAGTTCGGGCCCTGGTAGTGCGCGTGGGTCAGGGTAACGTTGTCTCCCAGCTCGGCGCCCTTGCCGCCGATGGCGACGCCCGTCCAGGTGCTGCCCGCCTTGATCACGGTCTTGCCATCCGGCGTGAACAGGATGCCGCCGCCGGTGTTGTTCAGACCGATCTCGAGCTTGCCGCCCGCGACGTAGAACACCGTACGCTCGGCCGTCGCCCCGTTGATCAGGTTCCAGGTGATGCCCGCATTGGCGTCCAGCTTCTTGTCCACGCGGATCACGAACGTCGAATCGGACCCGCCGCCGTCCAGATTGATGGTGGCGAAGTTCCCGATGGACCACTTCTGGATGTCGATGACCGTGATGCCGCCGACGTTGGTCGCATTGAACGTCTGCGTCGAGCTCGCCGCCGTCTTGAGCTTGCCGAAGGTCTGGTCGCTCGGCAGCGCATCCAGCAGCGCCTGCACCGAGACCTGGTTCTGCTGCGCTGCCAGGCAGCGCGGCAGTCCCTCGTGATCGCCGGTCGTATCGACGACGCCCGACGGCAGCTTCGGAACGATCATGCCCGTGGGGATCTTGGCGAGGCCGGTCCCGAACAGGTCGGCGTCGGTCGTCTTCGGCGCCGCGGTGATGCCGCCGCCGTCGGTGGCGACGTCGCCGTTAACGGTGGCCTGGTTGCCGCGGACCTTGGCGGCCTTCGGGCTGGAGTCGTCCATGATGAACCAGTCGCCATCGGTCAGCGTGCTCTGGCCGATGTCGCCGAGGTCGGCGCACGCATTGCCCAGCGCCTGCGAGCCGGCGCGGATGCGGCCCTTGCCGCGCGTGTCGCCGTCGCCGGCGATGAGCACGCCGAAGCAGGCGCTGAAGAACTGGATGTTCTCGTGCTGGCACGTGACGCCGGCGCACGAGTCGATCGTGCAGTCGTCCAGATCATCGCAGCCGTCGCCCGCACCGCCCTGGCAGGTGCCGTTGAGGCAGGCGTCATCCCCCGTGCACTCGTTGCCGTCGTCGCACGGAGCCGTGTTGAAGACGCTTACACAGGCGCCGCTGCCGTTGCACACCTCCGACGTACACACGTCGCTGTCCGCCGTGCACGGCGTGTTCTGCGGGTCCGCGCAGGTGTTGTTGCCCTCGTTGCACACGGTCTGGCACTCGGTGCTGCCGCATGGGCTGCCGCTGCCGACGCACGTGCCGTCGACGCAGCCGTCGGTGGCGGTGCAGAACTGGCCGTCGTTGCACGGCGTCCCGTTGGCGGCGTCGGGATAGTTGCAGCCCGCGGCCGTGTCGCAGGTGTCGGCCGTGCAGGGATCGCCGTCCGCCGCGCAGGTGATCGTGTTGTGCAGGCACGTGCCGGTGGCGTTGCAGACGTCGGTCGTGCACGCGTTGCCGTCGCTGGTGCAGCTGCTGCCGACTGTCTCGAACTCGCAGGTCGAGGAGCAGCAGTCGCCGTTGGCGGTGTTGGCGTCGTCGCAGTCCTCCTCGTCCTCGGCCACGCCGTCGCCGCAGACGGCCACGACGGTCTCGGCTACCTTGGCGGCGAAGATGTTGGTGACGAAGTCGGGGTCGGTGTCGAGATCGTCGATGAGGAAGGCGCGGGCGACGAGGTTCTCGGGCGTGTCGTCCTGGGTTGCGCCGTCGATGATCTGCGCCTGCAGGCTCTGCTCGGCGCGCGACGCGGTGGCGGGGCGCTGATCGCCCGGAGGCAGAGTGGCCGCCGACAGATCACGGAGCGTGGCCAGGGTCGCATCCTCGTCCCAGTTGCTCAGATCCGGGTCGCTGATGTCGGACTCGGGGTCCCCGTACTGCAGAGGACACGCCTCGCAGGTGGGAACGATCATGTTGAGGAACGCTCCGGCATCGATCACCGCGGCGGCGGTGACGTCGACCTCGGTCTGCCAGGGGCTCCCGTAGAAGTTGACGTCCATCGTCGGCGGGTTGGTGCCGGTCTGGCCCTCCATCCGATCGGCGGAATGGAACGCGCTGTCCGAGTTCTCATCCGTCAGCAGGATGAGGTTGATCAGTGCGTTCTGACGGAACGCGAGGCGCCCCGTATGGCCGGGGCTCTCATCGAGGATGTTGTTGACCGCCAGCGGCGTCGTCGTCACGTTCAGCGCTGCGCGGATCGCAGTCAGGCTGTCCTCGGGATCGCCGTTGTGGTCGTTGTGGATGCCGGGATTGGCGCCGTTGACGAGGATCTGGCCCAGGCGCTGCTCGGTCAGCGTCGCGTTGCTGGTAAGGTCGAGAATCAACTCGGGGCCCGTCTTGCCGAAGAGGATGATGGCAAAGCGCGCGTCGACGTTCGCCTCATCGAGATCGGAGACGAATTCGCTCATCCCTGCCTTGACGGCATTGATGTTGTTGAGCATCGACGGGCTGGCGTCGATCAGGAAGACGAAGTCGGTGGCGGTGGTCGTGCCGGGAAGAACCCCCGCGAAAGCTGCCGGAGCGAACGAGATCGTTGCGGCGATGAACGCAGCGAGAGACCGCTGAAGCATGGAAGAAACCCCCCGCCCTACTTGTGCGCGATGCGATGCCCGGGAC
The sequence above is drawn from the Candidatus Limnocylindrales bacterium genome and encodes:
- a CDS encoding SGNH/GDSL hydrolase family protein, encoding MTRFVQAACLAAASLAASASAASANTIAQNVSWTIEREAPTGKYRLAAYGDSLYAGYKGSISEVATWNAPNVFGEYASNHWNADIEIVRRAKSGAKADDIYANKIVDDDQYMQHESTRIVTFEMCGNDGLSARNKFAEQDEGTSCDYTELEEAVATCVEYLEKAMIYINNNSHPEVKLKVVSNLYYPGYDEDDELSACNDPETGTPVNRQDVFLRYLARINWNTCNFAHEFGFECADTFAQFMGSDYDSNGDGRTDWRALRYVHGESEDDYVERLSVTLRETIRDPNTHFVNADTSRDYIRSDNTHPTYRGGETDVGPLGGSGGGEGPPRFAPERYRRNFKNPVWRKFGHERFGRTLAIFTPDTPD
- a CDS encoding DNA-3-methyladenine glycosylase I, which translates into the protein MAAKEKIRCDWCGSDPLYRQYHDEEWGVPVHDDATLFEFLVLEGAQAGLSWITILRKREAYRRAFAGFDAGKVARFTPARVEKLLQDPGIVRNRLKVESAVKNARAFLKVQEEFGSFDRYQWRFVDGRPIVNRFESIKQVPARTDISDAFSKDLKQRGFGFVGSTIMYAHMQAVGMVNDHLVTCFRHKAVPRR
- a CDS encoding VWA domain-containing protein, producing MLQRSLAAFIAATISFAPAAFAGVLPGTTTATDFVFLIDASPSMLNNINAVKAGMSEFVSDLDEANVDARFAIILFGKTGPELILDLTSNATLTEQRLGQILVNGANPGIHNDHNGDPEDSLTAIRAALNVTTTPLAVNNILDESPGHTGRLAFRQNALINLILLTDENSDSAFHSADRMEGQTGTNPPTMDVNFYGSPWQTEVDVTAAAVIDAGAFLNMIVPTCEACPLQYGDPESDISDPDLSNWDEDATLATLRDLSAATLPPGDQRPATASRAEQSLQAQIIDGATQDDTPENLVARAFLIDDLDTDPDFVTNIFAAKVAETVVAVCGDGVAEDEEDCDDANTANGDCCSSTCEFETVGSSCTSDGNACTTDVCNATGTCLHNTITCAADGDPCTADTCDTAAGCNYPDAANGTPCNDGQFCTATDGCVDGTCVGSGSPCGSTECQTVCNEGNNTCADPQNTPCTADSDVCTSEVCNGSGACVSVFNTAPCDDGNECTGDDACLNGTCQGGAGDGCDDLDDCTIDSCAGVTCQHENIQFFSACFGVLIAGDGDTRGKGRIRAGSQALGNACADLGDIGQSTLTDGDWFIMDDSSPKAAKVRGNQATVNGDVATDGGGITAAPKTTDADLFGTGLAKIPTGMIVPKLPSGVVDTTGDHEGLPRCLAAQQNQVSVQALLDALPSDQTFGKLKTAASSTQTFNATNVGGITVIDIQKWSIGNFATINLDGGGSDSTFVIRVDKKLDANAGITWNLINGATAERTVFYVAGGKLEIGLNNTGGGILFTPDGKTVIKAGSTWTGVAIGGKGAELGDNVTLTHAHYQGPNF